tcaaaaacctcttctggcactggtcacactcgtagggtcgttcccccgtgtgggttctctggtggGCTGAAAGGCTGGAACTATGTCTAaagctctgcccacactccccacactcatagggcttctccccggtgtggatttGCTGGTGGATGACGAGGCTGGACCTTTCCCTGAATCCCTTTCCACAATCAGGACAGCAAAATGGCCGCTCGTTGGTGTGAATGCGCTGGTGAATGACGAGATCGGCCTTGGTGTAAAACCTCTGATGGCATTCAGCACAttcaaagggcctctccccggtgtggctcctcaggtggacagTCAGTTTGGACCtacacctgaagctcttcccacattccgagcacttgtggggcttctcctccccaccctggagctgctcttggacccccagctctgagctctgaccctgctccaggctgggtttttccccctcagatcccgtgtgggttctctggtgcacaatcaggcaggatctcctcttgaagctcttcccacactcggagcacttgtggggcttctcctcccctccctggagctgctcacggggccccagctcggatctctgagcccctccatggcccaggctggctctttccccctcggatccccgcgctctgcctttgcagcccctcctgctcagggatctccgcggcttctcctccccgttggcttctccctgccgagccgtggagccgctccaaacggcctctgcctccggctcctcgctgctctccatgctcagctcctgctcggggggagcaaggacaaggacacgatgggatttgcccccgtgGGGAAAAAgaacacgatgggatttgcccccacggggacaaggacacgatgggatttgcccccacggggacaaggacacgatgggatttgcctcccctgccccccacaaaaaccctcccggagccccccgcgatggggtcgggcccagctccccctctccgctcacctgcgggctccgggcggcgatgccggcggggccggggcagctgcggccggaGCGCGGGAACCGCGTGGTGTTGGGACGCCTCTTCCTCCCGGTGTTTCTGTTTCgttgcccctcctcttcctttgtccggcctcttcctttgtccctcctctttctccttctccccctcctctccctcccgctcctcctccgctccgagtccggcccgggcagcgccggcaccCAAAAAGCGGCGGGGAGCGAGGGCGTGGTTATGCAAATCAGGGAGAGATCGCGCCCCGGGATTGGTGGGAGGGAGGAGCGCGGCCTTTGCTCGGTGACGTCATGGCTGGGACCGGGAGTGGGAacgggacagggaatggggaccgAGATCAGGAACGGAAAAGGGATCCTGTGGTGGTCACAGGGTCTCAAAATGagggaaaatatgaaaatttcGACTCTATATTTTTGTTTTCGAATGgtgatttattaattttttactcatatatgaaaagaaaatgctatATTCAAACTAGAGtaaaataatgcaaaacaaGGATTGcatcagaaagctagaaaaaaatagaaaaggatgATAATAAAACCTTGGGAGTGATCAGAGGGTCTGAGACAGCTGAAATTTGATTGTTCATTCATTAAAAACTACGACTTGAGACCAATCAAAGCTGAAATTGCTGCATTCCACACCAGCACATGCTTATTGTTAAATTTTCATTCTggggcttctcagcttctcaggagaaaaagatcctaaggaaaagatattttaataaaagatATCTGTGACAGGACCGTGAGTACTGGAATACCTGGGAAtacaggagaggggctgggattgggatcaggaatcAGAAAATGGGAACGGACAGGGAAtagagaaatgggaattggggactGGAATCGGGAAAGGGGAACAGGACAGGGAATAAGGGAATGGCAACCTGATAGAGAatatgggacagggacaagtaTTGAACCAGGAATGGGATCTGGACTCGGAtgagagcaggatcctggacaggggacagcaggaaccaGGACGGGAGGacgtggggacactgccagggcagggggtccttgatctgctgccccagatggagctgctgggcctggggtgcccaaagccctgaggagcccccaaatctgtcccaggCACCCTCAACTCCATGGACCCAGCATCCCcctcatggaaaaaattacggaaaaaatgacagaaaaacttTTTCTGGGGTCAGAAGTTGACAAATGTGCTCTCCATAATGTATTTCTGATCTTGGAGTGTGGATGAGCTCAGGTGACCACGGGGAgccaggaggatgtggagcccccagccaggtgtgctCCAAACAAGGATCAAGGGGGCTCTGCCCACCTGGGCTCACTGGGGACCATCCAGGGCAGATCCTCCCgtgtgagatggagctggagcagcgcacggagctcttcccgtccagggctgccctcagtgctggctcttcTGGTGTTTGGTCATGCTGCCGCTTGtggtgaagcccttcccacactggggacactggtagggtctctccccggtgtggatcctcCTGTGTGTGACAAGAGTTGACTTGCgcttgaatcccaccccacattcAGGACAGCGGAAGGGTTTCTCatccgtgtggatgcgctggtgcacAAGGAGATCAGACGAGGTGTAAAAGCTCttcttctggcactgatcacacttgtagggcctctccccggtgtggatcctcCTGTGTTTTACGAGGGTTGACTTGTctttgaatcccaccccacattcgggacagcggaagggcctctcgtccgtgtggatgcgctggtgacggcggagctcagagctgctcacgAACCGCTTCTGGCACTgctcacactcgtagggcctctccccggtgtggatacGCTGGTGGTTGAGGAGATGAGACGAGGTGTAAAagcccttctggcactgatcacacttgtagggcctctccccggtgtggctcctcaggtgcacagtcaggctggagctgtctatgaagctcttcccacactggggacacttgaagggcctctccccagtgtggctcctcaggtggacagTCAGATGGGAGCTGTCtgtgaatcccttcccacactggggacactcgtggggtctctccccggtgtggatgcgccggtgcctgtTGAGGCGGGCGTTGCATGTGAAGCTCTGCCCGCAGTCACGGCAGTGGAacggcctctcctcggtgtggatGAGCTTGTGATGGAGGAGGTTGGTGCTGGTCTGGAACCTCTTattgcactgatcacactcgtagggcctctccccggtgtggatgcgccggtgcctgtAGAGGTTGGAGACTCTTTTGAAGCCCATCCCGCAGTCGGGacactggaagggcctctcgtccgtgtgtgagCGCTGGTGCACCACGAGATCAGAGCTGCTCACAAACCTCTTCTTGCACTGGTCACACTCGTAGGGTCGCTCCcccgtgtggctcctcaggtggtaAGTCAGTTTGTACTTGGACATGAAACTCTTCccgcactccccacactcatagggcctctccccggtgtggctgcTCAGGTGGGCAGTCAGGGTGGAGCTgtgtctgaagctcttcccacactggggacactcgtggggtctctccccagtgtggatgcgccggtgggtgatcaGGGCGGACTTttgcctgaagcccttcccgcagtctcgacagtggaacggcctctccccggtgtggatgagCTTGTGATGGAGGAGGTTGGTGCTGGTCAGGAACCTCTTattgcactgatcacactcgtagggcctctccccggtgtggatgcgccggtgcttgTTCAGGGTGGAGACGAggttgaagcccttcccgcagtcggggcactggaagggcctctcgtccgtgtgtgagcgctggtgcaccaggagctcagagctcctcaaaaacctcttctggcactggtcatactcgtagggtcgttcccccgtgtgggttctctggtggGCTGAAAGGCTGGAACTATGTCTAaagctctgcccacactccccacactcatagggcttctccccagtgtggattcGCTGGTGGACGACGAGGCTGGACCTTTCCCTGAATCCCTTTCCACAATCAGGACAGCAAAATGGCCGCTCGTTGGTGTGAATGCGCTGGTGACTGACGAGATCGGACTTGGTGTAAAACCTCTGATGGCATTCACCACACTCAAAGGgactctccccggtgtggctcctcaggtggacagTCAGTTTGGACCtacacctgaagctcttcccacactcggagcacttgtggggcttctcctccccaccctggagctgctcacggggccccagctcggatctctgagcccctccatggcccaggctggctctttccccctcggatccccgcgctctgcctttgcagcccctcctgctcagggatctccgcggcttctcctccccgttggcttctccctgccgagccgtggagccgctccaaacggcctctgccaccggctcctcgctgctctccatgctcagctcctgctcggggggagcaaggacaaggacacgatgggatttgcccccgtggggacaaggacacgatgggatttacccccgtggggacaaggacacgatggcatttgcccccgtggggacaaggacacgatgggatttccccccacggggacaaggacacgatgggatttaccccatggggacaaggacacgatgggatttgcccccacggggacaaggacacgatgggatttgcctcccctggcccccacaaaaaccctcccggagccccccgcgatggggtcgggccgagctccccctctccgctcacctccgggctccgggcggcgatgccggcggggccggggtaGCTACGGCCGGAGCGCGGGAACCGCGTGGTGTTGggcgcctcttcctcccggtGTTCCTGTTCcgttgtccctcctcttcctttgtccGGCCgcttcctttgtccctcctcttcctcctcctccttctccccctcctcttcctcccgctcctcctccgctccgagtccggcccgggcagcgccggcccccAAAAGCAGACAGGTAGAGGGCGTGGTTATGCAAATCTGAGGACGAGCGGGCTCTGCGATTGGTCGAAGGGAGGAGCGCGGGATTCGCTCGGTGACGCCATGTTGGGGGGAGGTGCTGTAGCATCCGGGGAGAGCGGAGCGGGAATGGGgaccgggaatggggacagaGAATGGGGACAGGAACCGGGAATGGGGACCGAGAGTGGGAACAGTAACCGGGAATGGGGACCGGGACCGAGAATGGGGACAGGAACCGGGAATCGGGACAAGGACCGGAgaccgggaatgggaatggaaccGGAAGTGCGGACAGGGATCGGGATTGgcgacagggaatggggaccggGAATGCGGACCAGGAACGGAAACACGAAATGGGGACCAGTATTGGAGACAGGGACCGGGAATGGGGACCCAGACTGGCGATAAGGACCggcaatgggaatggggacagggaatggggagcgTTGGGTTCCCAAAGCCAGgaggaaaccccaaatctgtcccaggAACCCTCAACTCTCTCTGGCCCAGCATACCCCTCACCCCCTGGAAGATCCCCCCATGTCCACATCCTCATCTTTGTTAGATGTCTTTATTATTAATCTTGGATTTAAAAACGtgtagaaaaataacaaagagaaataaaaagaaaatccaggccaggaggagccaggtggatgtggagcccccagccaggtgtcctcCAAACTGGGATCACCTGGGCTCTTCCCACCGGGGCTCACTGGGGATCATCCAGCACAGGCCATCCAgtgtgggatggagctggagcagctcacggagctcttcccacccaggactgccctcagtgctgcctcTTCTGGTGTCTGCTCAAGTGGGAAATTTGAgaaaagcccttcccacactggggacacttgtagggtctctccccggtgtggatcctcCTGTGTGTGACCAGAGCTGACGTGTActtgaatcccaccccacattcgggacagcggaagggcctctcgtccgtgtggatgcgctggtgcacGAGGAGATCAGACGAGGTATAAAagctcttctggcactgatcacacttgtagggcctctccccggtgtggatcctcCTGTGTTTGACGAGGGTTGACTTCTctttgaatcccaccccacattcgatacagcggaagggcctctcatgCGTGTGGCTGCGCTGGTGACGgtggagctcagagctgctcacgaacctcttctggcactgctcacactcgtagggcctctccccagtgtggctcctcaggtggacagtcaggctgaagctgaaggtGAAGCCTTTCCCACACTGATCACACTtgtggggtctctccccggtgtggatcctcCTGTGTGTGACGAGGGTTGACTTCTCTctgaatcccaccccacaatcgggacagcggaagggcctctcgtccgtttGGATGCGCTGGTGCTTGAGGAGATGAGACGAGGTGTAAAAGCCCTTCTGGCACTGgtcacacttgtagggcctctcccctgtgtggctcctcaggtgcaCAGTCAGTTCGGACCTACACCTGAAGCCCTTCCTACTCTGATCACActtgtagggtctctccccggtgtggatgcgccggtgggtaaTGAGGGTGCTGTTGTCCTTGAAGCCCTTTCCGCAGTCAGGGCAGTAGAAAGGCCTCAGCTCGGTGTGAATGAGCTGGTGACTGAGGAGATGGGAGGACCTGTAAAACCTTTTCTCGCACTgaccacactcgtagggcctctccccggtgtggatcatccAGTGCCTGTTCAGGGTGGAGACGCGGTTGAAGcgcttcccgcagtcggggcactggaagggcctctcgtccgtgtgtgagCGCTGGTGCCCCACGAGTTCTGAGCGGCTCCTAAAGctcttctggcactggtcaCACTGGTACAGTCGCTCCCCCGTGTGGATTCTGCAATGCTGCATCAGGCAGGATCTGcgcttgaagctcttcccacactcggagcacttgtggggcttctcctcccctccctggagctgctcatggagccccagctcggatctctgagcccctccatggcccaggctggctctttccccctcggatccccgcgctctgcctttgcagcccctcctgctcagggatctccgcggcttctcctccccgttggcttctccctgccgagccgtggagccgctccaaacggcctctgcctccggctcctcgctgctctccatgctcagctcctgctcggggggagcaaggacaaggacacgatgggatttgcccccacggggacaaggacacgatgggatttgcctccccctccccccataaaaaaccctcccggagccccccgcgatggggtcgggcccagctccccctctccgctcacctgcgggctccgggcggcgatgccggcggggccggggcagctgcggccggaGCGCGAGAACCGCGTGGTGTTGGggcgcctcttcctcccgctctttctttttctttgtccctcctcttcctttgtccctcctcttcctttgtccctcctcttcctcctcctccttctccccctcctcttcctcccgctcctcctccgctccgagtccggcccgggcagcgccggcaccCAAAAACCGGCGGGGGAGAGGGCGTGGTTATGCAAATCTGAGGAGGA
This Zonotrichia albicollis isolate bZonAlb1 chromosome 32, bZonAlb1.hap1, whole genome shotgun sequence DNA region includes the following protein-coding sequences:
- the LOC141725979 gene encoding uncharacterized protein LOC141725979 codes for the protein MESSEEPEAEAVWSGSTARQGEANGEEKPRRSLSRRGCKGRARGSEGERASLGHGGAQRSELGLHEQLQGGEEKPHKCSECGKSFKRRSCLMQHCRIHTGERLYQCDQCQKSFRSRSELVGHQRSHTDERPFQCPDCGKRFNRVSTLNRHWMIHTGERPYECGQCEKRFYRSSHLLSHQLIHTELRPFYCPDCGKGFKDNSTLITHRRIHTGERPYKCDQSRKGFRCRSELTVHLRSHTGERPYKCDQCQKGFYTSSHLLKHQRIQTDERPFRCPDCGVGFREKSTLVTHRRIHTGERPHKCDQCGKGFTFSFSLTVHLRSHTGERPYECEQCQKRFVSSSELHRHQRSHTHERPFRCIECGVGFKEKSTLVKHRRIHTGERPYKCDQCQKSFYTSSDLLVHQRIHTDERPFRCPECGVGFKYTSALVTHRRIHTGERPYKCPQCGKGFSQISHLSRHQKRQHPSCPCPHGGKSHRVLVLAPPEQELSMESSEEPVAEAVWSGSTARQGEANGEEKPRRSLSRRGCKGRARGSEGERASLGHGGAQRSELGPREQLQGGEEKPHKCSECGKSFRCRSKLTVHLRSHTGESPFECGECHQRFYTKSDLVSHQRIHTNERPFCCPDCGKGFRERSSLVVHQRIHTGEKPYECGECGQSFRHSSSLSAHQRTHTGERPYEYDQCQKRFLRSSELLVHQRSHTDERPFQCPDCGKGFNLVSTLNKHRRIHTGERPYECDQCNKRFLTSTNLLHHKLIHTGERPFHCRDCGKGFRQKSALITHRRIHTGERPHECPQCGKSFRHSSTLTAHLSSHTGERPYECGECGKSFMSKYKLTYHLRSHTGERPYECDQCKKRFVSSSDLVVHQRSHTDERPFQCPDCGMGFKRVSNLYRHRRIHTGERPYECDQCNKRFQTSTNLLHHKLIHTEERPFHCRDCGQSFTCNARLNRHRRIHTGERPHECPQCGKGFTDSSHLTVHLRSHTGERPFKCPQCGKSFIDSSSLTVHLRSHTGERPYKCDQCQKGFYTSSHLLNHQRIHTGERPYECEQCQKRFVSSSELRRHQRIHTDERPFRCPECGVGFKDKSTLVKHRRIHTGERPYKCDQCQKKSFYTSSDLLVHQRIHTDEKPFRCPECGVGFKRKSTLVTHRRIHTGERPYQCPQCGKGFTTSGSMTKHQKSQH